The DNA sequence GCCAGTACTACAACGCGGCCGAGGTGAAAACCTTCCGCACGGTAATGAACGACGTCATTGCCCAAACGCTGGCCAAAACTACCGTGGCTGTGAACCTGACCGACGCCGACGGCCGGCCGGTAGAAAGCAACGTCAACCTCACATTCATCAACAACGTGACCGGCCAGCCCGAGTACAATTACGTCCACTACCGCGACGCCCAGGGCCGGGCCGACGTGCTGGCCATCGACGCTTTGCAGAGCTACGACCTGGTGATTAACACGGTGCCGGCCGTGCGCCAGGCCAACGTGCCCATCAAGGCCGGCAAGGCCAACGTGCTGACCTTCAAAACGCCCCAGGGCACGCTGTTTCTGCAACCGCCGCCGCTCACGCCCAACCCCTACGGCGTGGTGGCGGCCGTGGTGCGGGCCGCCGGGGCCCCCGGCACGGTAGCGTCCCTACCCTTCGGCACCCGCCAAAAGCTGCTGGCCGGCAACTACGAGGTAGAAGTGCTGACGCTGCCGCGCATCACGCGCCGCGTCAGCATCCGCCAGGGCCAGGAGGTGGCCGTGACGTACCCGGCGCCCGGCACGCTCAACATCACCGCCGATTTGAAGGGCTACGGCAGCATTTACCAGCTCAACAACGACGAGTCGCAAACCTGGATTTATAGCCTGCCCGACGGCGGCAGCACCCGGCTCAACCTGCCCATGCAGCCGGGGGCCTACCGCCTCGTGTTCCGTACCAAAACTGCCCTCGGCAGCAAGTTCACCGACGTGCGCAATTTCACCATCCGCTCGGGCCAAACGACTTCGGTGGGCCTTTTTGGCAAATAACTTACTACCCTACAGGCTCTTGAAAAGACAACTAGACACCGTTGAGAAAATCGCCTGGCCTGCGGCCCTCCTAGGCCTGGCGGCTAAGTGGGCCTTGGTGCCCGCCGGCAACTACTTGCTGCTGCTGGGGCTGGGAACCCTGGGCGTGGTGTATTTTCTGCAGTCGTACTGGCCAGCCGCGTTCGCGGCGGGCGGGGAGCCACTCGACTCCTCCGCGCCCGCGCCGTTTCTGGACGACTACCTGCGCAAGGTCACGAGCATCAGCGCCGCGGTTATGGTCATCGGCATCTTGTTCAAGCTGATGAACTGGAGCAACGGCAACACCATGCTCGTGGTGGGCGTGGCCACAATGGCGTTGGTGGTGGTGATAGCAGCATTTAGGCGACGCTTAAACCGGTTCGCCGTGGCCATTGCGGCGCTGGGTGGCTTAGCGCTGTACGTACCTTCCGAAACCCTGATTCGGCAGTTTCACCGCGACGACCCAGGGCTCGTGGAAAAGCTGGTGTACCAGCTCCACCACCCGCGCGACCGCGCCGCGGCGGCCGACGTGCAGCAGTATTTGCAACAGAAACGGAGCCCCAGGTAGGGAATTCCGGGCCGCATTTTCGGGGCGGGCCCCACGCCCCAGCGGCTGCACTACCCCGTTGCTTACCGTCATGCGGGCGCAACCGCTGTCTTCACCCCGGTCACCCACAGCTCGTTGCTTTCCAGCTGTTCGGTCATCATCGGCAGGAATAGCTTGAGGTTATTGGCGTACACCCCCGGCGAGTGCCAGAGCAACTGGAGCTTCTCGCGGGCCTGTTCGTTGATGAACAACTTCCCCTTGGCGGTGAGCAGCAGCATGGCCACGTCGCCGCTGTGCTCCGTCACCACGAACAGAAATTCATCCCGGTCCCGTATCATGCCGGCCCGCCAGTACGCCAAGTGTTCTTCCAGCTCGTATTTGTAGAGCGCGTAGCTCATGTCGCCGTTTAAGACCAGCGCTTTATGCAGCCTGCTTTGAATAACTTTTTTCATTATTTGTCGCCTGCCAGTAGCGGTTGGTACTAATTATTTTGTAGCGTATAAATCTGTAAAAACAGCGCTTTATCAGCGGATTATCTCAGCTATCTTAGGCCGTTAACTTCAAAATCGGCTAGGGCTGCTCTTAAAGTGACGCATCAAAGTTTCCGGCTTACCTGTGGCGAA is a window from the Hymenobacter nivis genome containing:
- a CDS encoding GldL-related protein translates to MKRQLDTVEKIAWPAALLGLAAKWALVPAGNYLLLLGLGTLGVVYFLQSYWPAAFAAGGEPLDSSAPAPFLDDYLRKVTSISAAVMVIGILFKLMNWSNGNTMLVVGVATMALVVVIAAFRRRLNRFAVAIAALGGLALYVPSETLIRQFHRDDPGLVEKLVYQLHHPRDRAAAADVQQYLQQKRSPR
- a CDS encoding vWA domain-containing protein, which encodes MSLLASPGAPAQNAPPEKPRTTRILFLLDASGSMLAPWEGQSRWDVAKRMLGKMVDSLNAYPNLELGLRVYGHQFPNSAKNCEDSRLEVPFAPRNAAAIKARLTTLKAQGNTPITYALRQSAGDFPADKTARNVLLLITDGLESCNADPCAASLDLQRKRVFLKPFVIGIGAEKEFGKQLECLGQYYNAAEVKTFRTVMNDVIAQTLAKTTVAVNLTDADGRPVESNVNLTFINNVTGQPEYNYVHYRDAQGRADVLAIDALQSYDLVINTVPAVRQANVPIKAGKANVLTFKTPQGTLFLQPPPLTPNPYGVVAAVVRAAGAPGTVASLPFGTRQKLLAGNYEVEVLTLPRITRRVSIRQGQEVAVTYPAPGTLNITADLKGYGSIYQLNNDESQTWIYSLPDGGSTRLNLPMQPGAYRLVFRTKTALGSKFTDVRNFTIRSGQTTSVGLFGK